Proteins from a genomic interval of Bradyrhizobium sp. G127:
- a CDS encoding NUDIX hydrolase produces MSGSTTSDPSKALRTAATVLLLRESGPGMEIFMVQRNRQIEFSSGALVFPGGAMDPGDREIAADAALVSDRGGLDADAAAIRIGGIRETFEESGIMLARQRGSSALIPGAELAVLDRQRTALDEGKVSFADILHQHALLPAIDLLVPFAHWITPVNLPKRFDTHFLLALAPADQIGKHDGKESVDSVWLSPKEALDSAASGRFNLPFPTIRNLIKLDKLGTAQAAMDFARTTPVVTVVPEMSRNEDGTTRLRIPIEAGYDGDVFNVAGA; encoded by the coding sequence ATGAGCGGAAGCACCACATCGGATCCGTCGAAGGCGCTGCGCACCGCGGCCACCGTGCTGCTGCTGCGTGAGAGCGGCCCCGGCATGGAAATCTTCATGGTGCAGCGGAATCGCCAGATCGAGTTCAGTTCCGGCGCGCTGGTGTTTCCAGGCGGCGCCATGGACCCCGGCGATCGCGAGATCGCTGCCGATGCAGCGCTGGTGTCGGATCGGGGCGGGCTGGATGCCGATGCGGCGGCGATCCGTATCGGCGGCATTCGCGAGACATTCGAGGAGAGCGGCATCATGCTTGCGCGTCAGCGCGGCTCTTCCGCGCTGATCCCCGGAGCTGAGCTTGCGGTGCTTGACCGGCAGCGCACGGCGCTGGACGAAGGCAAGGTCAGCTTCGCGGATATACTGCACCAGCATGCGCTGTTGCCCGCAATCGATCTGCTGGTGCCGTTCGCGCACTGGATCACGCCAGTGAATCTGCCGAAGCGGTTCGACACGCATTTCCTGCTGGCGCTCGCGCCCGCCGATCAGATCGGCAAGCACGACGGCAAGGAATCTGTGGACTCGGTCTGGCTGTCGCCGAAAGAGGCGCTCGACAGCGCCGCGTCGGGCCGCTTCAATCTGCCGTTCCCGACCATCCGCAACCTGATCAAGCTCGACAAGCTTGGAACCGCGCAGGCGGCGATGGACTTTGCGCGGACGACGCCGGTGGTGACGGTGGTTCCGGAGATGAGCCGGAACGAGGATGGAACCACGCGCCTGCGCATTCCTATCGAAGCCGGCTATGACGGGGACGTCTTCAACGTCGCCGGGGCCTGA
- a CDS encoding dihydrodipicolinate synthase family protein: protein MKLTHEASGTFAIAPTPFFDDGRIDYDSIDRLTDFYAEVGCNGVTVLGILGEAPKMEADESLQVATRFIKRAKDKQIIVGVSAPGFAQMRTLARASMDAGAAAVMIAPPPHLRTDEQILGYFRQATEAVGSDVPWVLQDYPLTLTVVMTPSVIRKIVMDSPSCVMLKHEDWPGLEKISTLRGFQKDGSLKPLSILVGNGGLFLDFEMERGVDGAMTGYAFPDLLVDVVNLSKAGKRDAAHDLFDAHLPLIRYEQQPGVGLAVRKYVLKKRGKIASDAQRKPGSSMSTLARSEVDYLLSRVARVDKRANLS from the coding sequence ATGAAGCTGACCCATGAGGCGAGCGGCACTTTTGCCATCGCGCCGACCCCGTTCTTCGACGACGGCCGTATCGACTACGATTCCATCGATCGTCTGACGGACTTCTACGCCGAGGTCGGCTGCAATGGCGTCACCGTGCTCGGCATTCTCGGCGAAGCGCCGAAGATGGAAGCCGATGAATCGCTTCAGGTCGCAACCCGTTTCATCAAGCGCGCCAAGGACAAGCAGATCATCGTCGGCGTGTCCGCGCCGGGCTTTGCCCAGATGCGCACGCTGGCGCGCGCATCGATGGATGCGGGCGCCGCCGCCGTGATGATCGCGCCGCCGCCGCACTTGCGCACGGACGAACAGATTCTCGGCTATTTCCGTCAGGCCACCGAGGCCGTCGGCTCCGATGTGCCGTGGGTGCTGCAGGATTATCCGCTGACGCTGACCGTGGTCATGACGCCGTCGGTGATCCGCAAGATCGTCATGGACAGTCCGTCCTGCGTGATGCTCAAGCATGAGGACTGGCCGGGACTGGAAAAGATCTCGACGCTGCGCGGATTCCAGAAGGATGGCTCGCTCAAACCCTTGTCGATCCTCGTCGGCAATGGCGGCCTGTTTCTCGACTTCGAAATGGAGCGCGGGGTGGACGGCGCGATGACCGGCTACGCGTTTCCCGATCTGCTGGTGGATGTCGTCAATCTCTCCAAGGCCGGCAAGCGCGATGCCGCGCACGATCTGTTCGATGCGCATCTGCCGCTGATCCGTTACGAGCAGCAGCCCGGTGTCGGTCTTGCCGTGCGCAAGTACGTCCTGAAGAAGCGCGGCAAGATTGCCTCCGATGCGCAGCGCAAGCCGGGCTCCAGCATGAGCACGCTGGCGCGCAGCGAAGTGGACTATCTGTTGTCGCGCGTCGCGCGCGTCGACAAGCGGGCCAATCTGTCATGA
- a CDS encoding MaoC family dehydratase produces MPIKYDEVMALKNVGQKYSWTDREVMLYAYGIGMGADPMDQKELSFVNEGYYTPRELKVVPTYASVAAWGATAGPIDVNRVMVVDGERDITFHRPLPVQANITADSTILGVFDKGKDKGAVILRKTVLKNDKGEDLATLVASQFARGDGGFGGPSEGQPEPHPIPKRAPDLSVDISTRPDQALIYRLCGDRNPLHSDPEFAKKAGFDRPILHGMCTYGLSCRAVLQTYADYDPVAFRQHAVRFSAPVFPGETVSFDLWKDGNVISLEGRVKSRNVTVIRNGKTVLA; encoded by the coding sequence ATGCCGATCAAGTACGATGAGGTGATGGCGCTCAAGAATGTCGGCCAGAAGTATTCGTGGACCGACCGCGAAGTGATGCTCTACGCCTACGGTATCGGCATGGGCGCCGATCCGATGGATCAGAAGGAATTGTCCTTCGTCAATGAGGGCTACTACACGCCGCGCGAACTGAAGGTGGTGCCGACCTATGCCTCGGTCGCCGCGTGGGGCGCGACCGCGGGTCCGATCGACGTTAACCGCGTCATGGTGGTGGATGGCGAGCGTGACATCACGTTCCACAGGCCGCTGCCGGTGCAGGCGAACATCACCGCGGATTCGACCATCCTCGGCGTGTTCGACAAGGGCAAGGACAAGGGCGCGGTGATCCTGCGCAAGACCGTGCTGAAGAACGACAAGGGCGAGGATCTGGCGACACTGGTAGCCTCGCAGTTCGCGCGTGGCGATGGCGGTTTCGGCGGCCCATCTGAGGGTCAGCCCGAGCCGCATCCGATTCCGAAACGCGCCCCGGACCTGAGTGTCGATATTTCAACGCGGCCGGATCAGGCTCTGATCTACCGGCTGTGCGGCGACCGTAATCCGCTGCACAGCGATCCTGAATTTGCGAAGAAGGCCGGATTCGATCGTCCGATCCTGCATGGCATGTGCACTTATGGTTTGAGCTGTCGCGCGGTGTTGCAGACTTACGCTGATTACGACCCGGTCGCGTTCAGGCAACATGCGGTGCGCTTCTCCGCGCCGGTGTTTCCGGGGGAGACGGTGTCGTTCGATCTGTGGAAGGACGGCAACGTGATCTCGCTCGAGGGTCGCGTGAAAAGCCGCAATGTCACCGTGATCAGGAACGGCAAGACGGTCCTCGCCTGA
- a CDS encoding OB-fold domain-containing protein — translation MTDKPKYPAPVGNPETAHFWEAAKQGKFLIKRCLACKEPHYFPRSICPFCFSDKTEWEESKGEGAIYSYSLMRKSPTGPYAVGYVTLDEGPSLLTNFVDCDLTALKIGQRVKVVFKPTDGAPLPFFTLASS, via the coding sequence ATGACTGACAAGCCGAAATATCCAGCGCCCGTGGGCAATCCTGAGACGGCGCATTTCTGGGAAGCCGCGAAGCAGGGCAAGTTTCTCATCAAGCGCTGCCTTGCCTGCAAGGAGCCGCATTACTTTCCGCGCTCGATTTGTCCGTTCTGTTTCTCGGACAAGACGGAATGGGAAGAGAGCAAGGGCGAGGGCGCGATCTACAGCTACAGCCTGATGCGAAAATCACCGACCGGGCCGTATGCGGTGGGTTACGTCACGCTGGATGAAGGCCCGTCGCTGCTGACGAATTTCGTCGATTGCGATCTGACGGCCTTGAAAATCGGCCAGCGCGTGAAAGTGGTGTTCAAGCCGACCGACGGCGCGCCGCTGCCGTTCTTTACACTCGCGTCATCCTGA
- a CDS encoding thiolase domain-containing protein: protein MTIKNKAYIAGIYEHPTRHAPDKSTAQLHAEVAKGALDDAGLTRADIDGYFCAGDAPGGIWQMSDYLGLNKLRHLDSTETGGCSYIIALGHAAEAIAAGKCSVALITLAGKPRTGPMPPRAYGPEMDFELAYGPTTHNAYGMCAMRHMHDFGTTSEQLAWVKVAASHHAQYNPHAMLRDVVTVEDVVNSPMISDPLHRLDCCVVSDGGGAVIVTTPEIAKSLKRPLVRLTGHGESNKGPNGGRNLDLTYSAGVWSGPTAFAEAGVTPKDIKYASIYDSFTITVVIQLEDLGFCKKGDGGKFVADGNLISGVGKLPWNTDGGGLCNNHPINRGGITKIIEAVRQLRGEAHPKVQVPNCDLALVHGTGGLLGVRHAASTAILERV, encoded by the coding sequence TTGACAATCAAGAACAAGGCCTACATCGCCGGGATTTACGAGCATCCGACCCGGCACGCACCCGACAAATCGACAGCCCAGCTTCACGCAGAGGTCGCCAAGGGCGCGCTTGACGACGCCGGCCTGACCAGGGCCGATATTGACGGCTATTTCTGCGCCGGCGATGCGCCGGGCGGCATCTGGCAGATGTCCGATTATCTCGGCCTCAACAAGCTGCGCCATCTGGACTCCACCGAAACCGGCGGCTGTTCCTACATCATCGCGCTGGGCCATGCCGCGGAAGCCATTGCCGCCGGCAAATGTTCCGTCGCGCTGATCACGCTGGCCGGCAAGCCGCGCACCGGTCCGATGCCGCCGCGCGCCTATGGCCCCGAGATGGATTTCGAACTCGCCTATGGGCCGACCACCCACAACGCTTACGGCATGTGCGCGATGCGCCACATGCACGACTTCGGCACCACCAGCGAACAGCTTGCGTGGGTCAAGGTCGCGGCGTCCCATCACGCGCAATACAACCCGCATGCGATGCTGCGCGATGTCGTCACGGTGGAGGACGTTGTCAATTCGCCGATGATTTCCGACCCGCTGCATCGGCTGGATTGCTGCGTTGTGTCCGATGGCGGCGGTGCGGTGATCGTCACCACGCCTGAGATTGCGAAGTCGCTGAAGCGTCCGCTGGTGCGTCTCACCGGGCACGGTGAATCGAACAAGGGGCCGAACGGCGGCCGCAACCTCGATCTGACATACTCCGCCGGTGTCTGGAGTGGCCCGACCGCGTTTGCCGAGGCGGGCGTCACGCCGAAGGACATCAAGTACGCGTCGATCTATGACAGCTTCACCATCACGGTGGTGATCCAGCTTGAAGACCTCGGTTTCTGCAAGAAGGGCGACGGCGGCAAGTTCGTTGCCGACGGCAACCTGATTTCCGGCGTCGGAAAATTGCCGTGGAACACCGACGGCGGCGGACTGTGCAACAACCATCCGATCAATCGCGGTGGCATCACCAAGATCATCGAGGCGGTGCGGCAGTTGCGCGGCGAGGCGCATCCGAAGGTTCAGGTTCCGAATTGCGATCTGGCGTTGGTGCACGGCACCGGCGGATTGCTGGGTGTGCGGCATGCGGCATCGACCGCTATTCTGGAGCGTGTGTGA
- a CDS encoding indolepyruvate ferredoxin oxidoreductase family protein, which yields MGINQGPISLDQKYTQASGHVFLTGIQALVRLPMAQVRRDRAAGLNTAGFVTGYRGSPLGGYDQQLHAARKHLAQYDVKFQPGVNEDLAATAIWGSQQLNLSPGAKFDGITGIWYGKGPGVDRCGDVFRHGNAAGSAKNGGVLCLAGDDHGAKSSTVPHQSDHAFISALMPYLYPSSIHEMIEMGLLGIAMSRYSGCWVGMKVITETVETTAEIDLTDEMKPFIIPADFEMPPGGLNLRWPDDRYAQDKRLQDYKGFAAIAFARANKINRITMDSPNARFGIMASGKSYEDIRQALRELGITPEVAAKIGLRLYKIGMPWPLEPEGVREFAVGLEEILIVEERREIVENQVKQELFNWRDDVRPRIIGKMDNHDKRFLPFAEELSVASLASSLTERLLQLDLNPEIVAMLRSKADWFNGRQATQVQAVAPVTRTPYFCSGCPHNSSTKVPQGSRAMAGIGCHFMALWMDRNTETFTHMGGEGVPWVGIAPFTNEKHVFVNLGDGTYFHSGSLAIRQAVASKANITYKILYNDATAMTGGQHVDGELSPQQVTFQLHSEGIRDIYLVSENPEAYPASDIAPGTKVAHRDQLDEVQRTLREVPGCSAIVFVQTCAAEKRRRRKRGLMEDPAKRIFINAAVCEGCGDCSVQSNCISVEPLETELGRKRAINQSSCNKDYSCVKGFCPSFVTVEGGAPRKRAAVDLGDLGELPPPPSMPSLDKPYNIAVGGVGGTGVLTIGALLGMAAHIEGKASMILDMSGLAQKGGAVLSHVRLSKNTADVTCSRIVTGTADLLIAADEVVAVAKETISLAESSRTHGVINTHLIPIADFIMNRDFDFKRGKVNLVLENALRKDSSFLDFTKPAETLLGDSIATNMMMMGFAYQKGLLPVGAEAIEQAIELNGVSIKMNTQAFRLGRLAAADPAKLAAMMKGDEPEAPKTLGEMSLDEVIAHRTKLLTDYQNAAYARRYRHLVDQVRKVAFDGGYGEALPRAVAINYAKLLAYKDEYEVARLYTDGTFAENLAKQFEGDFKISFNLAPPILQSGVDAQGRPKKRVFGAWMLPVFRTLAKFRFLRGTLFDPFSYSEDRKLERNLIEGYEQDVVTAVKLLSPKTHDIAVELLSLPDQIRGYGPVKDASVAKAKTRYEQLARDLVDPPPLVAPQIAAE from the coding sequence ATGGGAATCAACCAAGGGCCTATCAGTCTCGACCAGAAATACACGCAGGCGTCGGGACATGTGTTCCTGACCGGCATTCAGGCCCTGGTCCGGCTGCCGATGGCGCAGGTGCGGCGCGACCGGGCCGCAGGCCTCAATACCGCAGGCTTTGTGACCGGCTATCGCGGCTCGCCGCTTGGCGGCTACGACCAGCAGCTTCACGCCGCGCGTAAGCATCTCGCCCAGTACGACGTGAAATTCCAGCCGGGGGTCAATGAAGACCTCGCGGCCACTGCGATCTGGGGCTCGCAGCAGCTCAATCTGTCGCCCGGCGCGAAGTTCGATGGCATTACCGGCATCTGGTACGGCAAGGGCCCCGGCGTCGATCGCTGCGGCGACGTCTTCCGCCATGGCAATGCGGCGGGTTCGGCCAAGAACGGCGGTGTGCTGTGTCTGGCCGGCGACGACCACGGCGCGAAATCCTCCACCGTGCCGCATCAGTCGGACCACGCTTTCATCTCGGCGCTGATGCCGTATCTCTATCCGTCGAGCATCCATGAGATGATCGAAATGGGCCTGCTCGGCATCGCCATGTCGCGCTACTCCGGCTGCTGGGTCGGCATGAAGGTCATCACCGAGACGGTGGAGACCACGGCCGAAATCGATCTCACTGACGAGATGAAGCCTTTCATTATCCCGGCCGACTTCGAGATGCCGCCGGGCGGCCTCAACCTGCGCTGGCCGGATGATCGCTATGCTCAGGACAAGCGGTTGCAGGACTACAAGGGCTTCGCCGCGATCGCCTTCGCGCGCGCCAACAAGATCAACCGCATCACGATGGATTCGCCGAATGCGCGGTTCGGCATCATGGCATCGGGCAAAAGCTACGAAGACATCCGTCAGGCGCTGCGCGAACTCGGCATCACGCCGGAAGTTGCCGCAAAGATCGGCCTGCGGCTTTACAAGATCGGCATGCCGTGGCCGCTCGAGCCGGAAGGTGTGCGCGAATTCGCCGTCGGCCTCGAGGAAATCCTGATCGTCGAAGAACGCCGTGAGATCGTCGAGAACCAGGTCAAGCAGGAACTGTTCAACTGGCGTGACGATGTGCGACCGCGCATCATCGGCAAGATGGACAACCACGACAAGCGCTTCCTGCCGTTCGCGGAAGAGCTGAGTGTCGCGTCGCTGGCAAGTTCGCTGACCGAGCGGCTTCTGCAGCTCGATCTCAATCCCGAAATCGTGGCTATGCTGCGGTCCAAGGCTGACTGGTTCAACGGCCGGCAGGCGACGCAGGTGCAGGCCGTCGCGCCGGTGACGCGCACGCCGTATTTCTGCTCGGGCTGTCCGCACAATTCATCGACCAAGGTGCCGCAAGGCAGCCGCGCCATGGCCGGCATCGGCTGTCATTTTATGGCGCTGTGGATGGACCGCAACACCGAGACCTTCACGCATATGGGCGGCGAGGGCGTGCCATGGGTCGGTATCGCACCGTTCACCAACGAGAAGCACGTCTTCGTCAATCTCGGCGACGGAACATATTTCCATTCAGGCAGCCTCGCCATTCGGCAGGCTGTCGCCTCCAAGGCCAACATCACTTACAAGATACTCTATAATGACGCGACGGCGATGACCGGCGGTCAGCACGTCGACGGCGAACTCTCGCCGCAGCAGGTCACGTTCCAGCTTCACAGTGAAGGCATTCGCGACATCTATCTGGTGTCGGAGAATCCCGAAGCGTATCCGGCGTCCGATATCGCGCCGGGCACCAAGGTTGCGCATCGCGACCAGCTTGATGAAGTTCAGCGCACGCTGCGTGAAGTGCCGGGTTGTTCGGCGATCGTGTTCGTGCAGACCTGCGCCGCCGAAAAGCGGCGCCGCCGCAAGCGCGGACTGATGGAAGACCCGGCAAAGCGCATCTTCATCAATGCGGCGGTGTGCGAAGGCTGCGGCGATTGCTCGGTGCAGTCGAATTGCATCTCGGTGGAGCCGCTGGAAACCGAACTGGGGCGCAAGCGCGCCATCAACCAGTCGAGCTGCAACAAGGATTACTCCTGTGTGAAGGGCTTCTGCCCGTCCTTCGTCACGGTGGAGGGCGGTGCACCGCGCAAGCGCGCGGCAGTAGACCTTGGCGATCTCGGTGAACTGCCTCCGCCGCCGTCAATGCCGTCACTCGACAAGCCTTACAACATCGCTGTCGGCGGCGTTGGCGGCACCGGCGTGCTGACCATCGGTGCGTTGCTTGGCATGGCAGCGCATATCGAGGGCAAGGCGAGCATGATCCTCGACATGTCCGGCCTTGCGCAGAAGGGCGGCGCTGTGCTGAGCCATGTGCGGCTGTCGAAGAACACGGCCGACGTGACCTGCTCGCGCATCGTCACCGGCACGGCGGATCTATTGATCGCGGCCGACGAGGTGGTGGCCGTCGCCAAGGAAACGATCTCGCTCGCCGAGTCGTCGCGCACCCATGGCGTCATCAACACGCATCTCATTCCGATCGCGGATTTCATCATGAACCGCGATTTCGATTTCAAGCGCGGCAAAGTCAACCTCGTTCTGGAAAACGCGTTGCGCAAGGACTCGTCCTTCCTCGACTTCACCAAACCGGCGGAGACCTTGCTGGGCGACTCCATCGCCACCAATATGATGATGATGGGCTTCGCCTATCAGAAGGGTCTGCTGCCGGTCGGCGCCGAAGCCATCGAGCAGGCGATCGAGCTGAACGGCGTGTCGATCAAGATGAATACGCAAGCCTTCCGGCTCGGCCGGCTCGCGGCGGCCGATCCTGCCAAGCTGGCGGCGATGATGAAAGGCGACGAGCCCGAGGCGCCAAAGACCCTCGGCGAGATGTCCCTCGATGAGGTGATCGCGCATCGCACCAAACTTCTGACCGACTATCAAAACGCTGCTTACGCCAGGCGCTATCGCCATCTGGTCGATCAGGTGCGCAAGGTCGCGTTCGACGGCGGTTACGGCGAGGCGCTGCCGCGCGCGGTGGCGATCAATTACGCCAAGCTGCTTGCCTACAAGGACGAGTACGAGGTTGCGCGTCTTTATACGGACGGCACGTTCGCGGAGAATCTGGCCAAGCAGTTCGAGGGCGATTTCAAGATCAGCTTCAACCTCGCGCCGCCGATCCTGCAAAGCGGGGTCGATGCGCAGGGTCGTCCGAAGAAGCGCGTGTTCGGCGCCTGGATGCTGCCGGTATTCCGGACGCTGGCCAAATTCCGCTTCCTGCGCGGTACGCTGTTCGATCCCTTCAGCTACAGCGAGGACCGCAAGCTCGAGCGCAATCTGATCGAGGGCTACGAGCAGGACGTGGTCACGGCGGTCAAGCTGCTGTCGCCGAAGACGCACGACATCGCCGTCGAGTTGCTATCGTTGCCGGACCAGATTCGCGGCTACGGTCCGGTGAAGGATGCGTCCGTCGCCAAAGCGAAGACGCGATACGAACAGCTTGCCCGGGACCTCGTCGATCCGCCGCCGCTGGTCGCGCCGCAGATCGCCGCCGAATAG
- a CDS encoding isocitrate lyase/phosphoenolpyruvate mutase family protein → MPISTQQKCADFRTLHASGCFVLPNPWDAGSAKLLEGMGFKALASTSSGFAWSTGRCDNNVGCDDVLAHLKVLCAATDLPVNADFEAGFAHDPAGVAANVARCVETGVAGLSIEDSTGDASAPLYEMTLAVERMRAARAAIDAKGGDLMLVGRCESFLIGQPDLKATVARLIAYAEAGADCLYAPAIRTREQIATVVKELAPKPVNVLWSGPGFTVAELADLGVRRISVGGALARTAWGAFLKAAREIAEAGSFAGMAQAIPNAEMNGLFAKT, encoded by the coding sequence ATGCCGATTTCGACACAGCAAAAATGCGCGGACTTCCGGACATTGCACGCGAGCGGATGTTTCGTGCTGCCAAATCCCTGGGACGCGGGCAGCGCGAAGCTGTTGGAGGGCATGGGATTCAAGGCGCTGGCCTCGACCAGTTCGGGCTTCGCCTGGTCCACCGGCCGTTGCGACAACAATGTCGGTTGCGATGATGTTCTCGCCCATCTGAAGGTGCTGTGCGCGGCCACGGACCTGCCGGTCAATGCGGATTTCGAGGCCGGCTTCGCGCATGATCCCGCAGGCGTTGCCGCGAACGTCGCGCGTTGTGTCGAGACGGGCGTGGCGGGACTGTCGATCGAGGATTCGACCGGCGACGCGTCGGCGCCGTTGTACGAGATGACACTTGCGGTGGAGCGCATGCGTGCGGCGCGCGCGGCCATCGACGCGAAGGGCGGTGACTTGATGCTGGTGGGGCGGTGCGAGAGCTTTCTGATCGGCCAGCCCGATCTCAAGGCGACCGTTGCGCGCCTGATCGCCTACGCGGAAGCCGGAGCGGATTGTCTCTATGCGCCGGCCATCCGGACCAGGGAGCAGATTGCGACGGTTGTGAAAGAACTCGCGCCGAAGCCGGTCAATGTTTTGTGGAGCGGCCCGGGCTTTACCGTGGCGGAATTGGCTGACCTCGGCGTGCGGCGGATCAGTGTCGGAGGCGCGCTGGCGCGGACGGCGTGGGGCGCATTCCTGAAAGCCGCCCGTGAGATCGCCGAGGCTGGGTCGTTCGCCGGAATGGCGCAGGCTATTCCGAACGCCGAGATGAATGGTCTGTTCGCCAAAACATGA
- a CDS encoding alpha/beta hydrolase produces MTRRLALLFASSLLGSALLTVLPLVTAHAQQPAAAKEPYGIGLEGFAYPYPVHMLPLTNEGEQVRMAYMDVAPAAPNGRAVLLLHGRNFPSSYWAPVIKTLTDAGYRVVVPDQIGFGKSSKPAFDLHFDILARNTVALLDHLQLPQVDVVAHSLGGMLGVRIARAYPDRVSHLLLAAPIGLEDYRLYVPPTPTEKIIENEDKLTADGYRKQLVTNYSLKLPPDQITPFIDARFNIKGSPEYPRWLRAFVSSAQMIYREPVAHEIPLIDRPTLFIMGADDHNAPGKPNAPEALRPKMGQNADLAKALAARMPNAKAEVIPNVGHLVFLEAEPKFNELMLGFLVSK; encoded by the coding sequence ATGACGCGACGTTTGGCGCTTCTGTTTGCTTCATCGCTGCTCGGCTCGGCGCTGCTGACCGTGCTCCCGCTTGTCACCGCCCACGCGCAGCAGCCGGCCGCCGCGAAGGAGCCGTACGGCATCGGCCTCGAAGGCTTCGCCTATCCCTACCCGGTCCACATGCTGCCGCTGACCAACGAGGGCGAGCAGGTTCGCATGGCCTATATGGATGTCGCGCCCGCGGCGCCGAACGGCCGCGCCGTCCTGCTGCTGCATGGCCGCAACTTTCCGTCGAGCTACTGGGCCCCGGTGATCAAGACGCTGACCGACGCCGGCTACCGCGTCGTGGTGCCGGACCAGATCGGATTCGGAAAATCCTCCAAGCCGGCGTTCGATCTGCATTTCGATATCCTGGCGCGCAACACCGTCGCCCTGCTCGATCATCTGCAATTACCACAAGTGGATGTCGTGGCGCATTCGCTCGGCGGCATGCTCGGCGTGCGCATCGCCCGCGCCTATCCCGACCGCGTCTCGCATCTGCTGCTCGCGGCCCCCATCGGGCTTGAAGACTACCGGCTCTATGTGCCGCCGACGCCGACCGAGAAGATCATCGAGAACGAGGACAAGCTCACCGCCGACGGCTATCGCAAGCAGCTCGTCACCAACTATTCGCTGAAGCTGCCACCGGACCAGATCACGCCGTTCATCGACGCGCGCTTCAACATCAAGGGCTCGCCCGAATATCCGCGCTGGCTGCGCGCCTTCGTCAGTTCGGCGCAGATGATCTACCGCGAACCGGTGGCGCACGAGATTCCGCTGATCGACCGGCCGACACTGTTCATCATGGGGGCGGACGACCATAACGCGCCGGGCAAGCCGAACGCGCCGGAAGCGCTGCGGCCGAAGATGGGGCAGAATGCCGATCTCGCCAAGGCGTTGGCGGCCAGGATGCCTAACGCCAAAGCAGAGGTGATTCCGAACGTCGGCCACCTGGTGTTTCTCGAAGCGGAGCCGAAGTTCAACGAGTTGATGCTTGGATTCCTCGTTTCAAAATAG
- a CDS encoding twin-arginine translocation (Tat), with the protein MERREFLRFAFGVAAGAGAIAAAASAATAAPMLAPQNDLTPRKEPDIAAKPAVADQDDLARATPENVHWRRRHYRRRRYWHRRRHHRW; encoded by the coding sequence ATGGAACGTCGTGAATTCCTGAGATTTGCGTTTGGCGTCGCCGCCGGCGCGGGCGCCATCGCCGCCGCTGCGTCGGCCGCCACCGCTGCTCCGATGCTTGCTCCGCAAAACGATCTGACGCCGCGCAAGGAGCCGGACATCGCCGCGAAGCCTGCGGTTGCGGATCAGGACGATCTCGCCCGTGCCACGCCGGAGAATGTGCATTGGCGCCGCCGGCACTACCGCCGCCGCCGTTACTGGCACCGCCGCCGTCACCACCGCTGGTAA
- a CDS encoding trimeric intracellular cation channel family protein, producing the protein MEPAESVLFFFGLFAMVAEAMTAALAAGRRKMDWFGVAMLGCVTALGGGSLRDVLLGHYPLLWVKYPMLLLLTGGAALLTIALARVVHRFHTLFLVLDAIGLVVFTIIGCSVAMKMGQPLTIVVVAGMITGCAGGVLRDILCTEVPLLFRSELYASVSLVTGAIYVAGTHFGTEHVAVVVGSVAFGLTFRLLAIRYKWEMPKFIYEREGPH; encoded by the coding sequence ATGGAGCCCGCCGAATCGGTTCTTTTCTTTTTCGGATTGTTCGCCATGGTCGCCGAGGCCATGACGGCGGCACTTGCCGCCGGGCGGCGCAAGATGGACTGGTTCGGCGTCGCGATGCTGGGATGCGTGACCGCGCTCGGCGGCGGCTCGCTGCGCGATGTGCTGCTCGGGCATTATCCACTGCTCTGGGTGAAATATCCGATGCTGCTGCTGCTGACCGGCGGCGCGGCGCTGCTCACCATCGCGCTGGCGCGCGTGGTGCATCGCTTTCACACTCTTTTTCTCGTGCTCGACGCGATCGGCCTCGTGGTCTTCACCATCATCGGCTGCAGCGTCGCCATGAAGATGGGGCAGCCGCTCACCATCGTGGTGGTGGCCGGCATGATCACCGGCTGCGCCGGGGGCGTGCTGCGCGATATTCTTTGCACCGAGGTGCCGCTGCTGTTCCGCAGCGAGCTTTACGCCAGCGTCTCATTGGTGACCGGCGCGATCTATGTCGCGGGCACGCATTTCGGCACCGAGCATGTGGCGGTGGTGGTCGGTTCGGTGGCGTTCGGCCTGACGTTCCGCCTGCTGGCGATCCGCTACAAGTGGGAAATGCCGAAGTTCATCTATGAGCGCGAAGGCCCGCACTGA